A stretch of Bacteroidales bacterium DNA encodes these proteins:
- a CDS encoding TonB-dependent receptor: MKFKLNLRYVTISLILCLLLIPTVPVPAQQIKERTVTGTITDENNEPMVGVSVLVLESSVATTTDISGKFLLKVPEDKNNLRVSFIGYETAVIPIPAGNSITFQMKSKVEELDEVVVIGYGTQRKGDLTGSVSNVTTKDFNKGIISSPEQLINGKISGVQIMSNSGSPNSGSTIRIRGGASLNATNDPLIVLDGIPLEPGGISGNSNNFLSLINPNDIESITVLKDASSTAIYGSRASNGVIIITTKKAAAGKMKISFSTTNSLQTKTKLADMLSISEFRNVVESEGTEAQKGLLADASTNWNDEVYRLAFGTDNNLSFSGSLKKIPYRISLGYYQQDGIVKTDDSKRLTGNLSLSPSFFKDMLKITAGVKGSLNKNQFANGGAMWAATTFNPTLPVYSGNTEFGGYTEAIDGTGIPVTSAVLNPLGLIKQYKSESDVNRIVSNVDVDYKVNFLPELKFHGALGYDYAEGSGNVYVPATAAQYYLSGGRDYSYGPQKKENKLLTAYFNYNKSISAINSTVDATLGYDYQYWKSTTPFFEESNLAGEIQNTSAPTDQRHVLISYYGRLNYSLASKYMLTATIRRDGTSRFSPDERWGTFPSVALAWRISEESFLDNFDWLSNLKLRASYGVTGQQEGIGNYNYLPIYTLSQTGAQYIFGNDIINTYRPEEYVADLKWETTKAFNYGVDFGIFKDRISGSVEYYTRKTEDLLATVPSPAGTNFEKNILTNVGNVDSKGVEVTLNATPVDNGDWTWNLTFNASWQKQTIKNLSIIKGAEITNTSVGPTIDSYYFQVLTEGYAPYMFYVYHQLYDESGKPVEGAYADISNDGEINSEDLYRYHSPAPDYILGFSTSIRYKKWNAGANFRANIGNYVYNGMSMNTGALGTMSYNSYQLNNLNKSYLKTGFRSRQYLSDYYVENASFMKMDNLTIGYNVGKIAKNFNLNLTGMIHNVFTITKYKGVDPELPVGMDNSFYPRPRIFSLSIGLEF, translated from the coding sequence ATGAAATTTAAACTTAACCTTCGGTATGTCACAATATCACTCATATTGTGCCTGCTGTTAATTCCGACAGTCCCGGTACCGGCCCAGCAAATAAAAGAGCGGACTGTTACCGGAACAATAACCGATGAGAACAATGAGCCCATGGTTGGTGTAAGTGTTCTTGTGCTTGAATCTTCGGTTGCCACAACAACCGATATAAGCGGGAAGTTCCTGTTAAAGGTGCCGGAAGATAAAAACAACCTGAGGGTTTCATTTATCGGTTATGAAACTGCGGTTATTCCCATTCCTGCCGGTAACAGCATTACATTCCAGATGAAATCCAAAGTAGAGGAGCTCGATGAAGTGGTTGTGATTGGTTATGGCACGCAACGCAAAGGTGATCTTACAGGATCGGTTTCGAATGTGACTACGAAGGATTTTAATAAAGGAATTATCAGTTCACCGGAACAGCTGATCAATGGAAAGATCTCCGGGGTGCAGATCATGTCGAACAGCGGTTCACCCAATTCGGGAAGTACTATCCGCATCCGCGGCGGGGCTTCGCTGAATGCCACCAACGATCCCTTAATAGTTCTGGACGGCATTCCCCTTGAGCCGGGAGGAATAAGCGGTAACAGCAACAATTTCCTCAGTCTTATCAATCCGAATGATATCGAAAGCATAACGGTATTAAAAGATGCATCATCAACCGCTATATATGGATCGAGGGCATCAAACGGCGTTATCATTATTACCACCAAAAAGGCAGCAGCCGGTAAAATGAAGATCTCGTTCAGCACGACTAATTCTTTGCAGACTAAAACAAAGCTGGCCGATATGCTCAGCATTAGTGAGTTCAGGAATGTAGTTGAATCCGAAGGGACTGAAGCACAAAAAGGCCTGCTTGCAGATGCCAGTACAAACTGGAATGATGAAGTTTATCGACTGGCTTTCGGTACCGATAATAATCTGAGCTTTTCCGGTTCATTAAAGAAAATTCCTTACAGGATTTCTTTGGGATATTACCAGCAGGATGGGATTGTAAAAACCGACGATTCGAAAAGGTTAACCGGAAATCTTTCGCTGTCTCCTTCCTTCTTTAAAGATATGCTCAAAATTACGGCAGGTGTCAAAGGTTCACTCAATAAAAACCAGTTTGCCAACGGTGGTGCCATGTGGGCGGCAACTACATTTAATCCGACCCTGCCGGTTTATTCGGGAAATACAGAATTCGGAGGTTATACCGAAGCTATTGACGGAACCGGAATTCCTGTCACTTCCGCTGTGCTCAATCCACTTGGCCTGATAAAACAATATAAATCTGAAAGTGACGTCAACAGGATAGTCAGCAACGTTGATGTGGATTACAAAGTGAATTTTCTGCCTGAGCTAAAATTCCATGGTGCTCTGGGATATGATTATGCCGAAGGAAGCGGCAATGTTTATGTCCCGGCAACGGCTGCACAGTATTATCTTTCAGGCGGACGCGACTACAGTTATGGCCCCCAGAAGAAAGAAAACAAGCTTCTGACCGCATACTTCAATTATAATAAAAGTATATCCGCAATTAACAGCACAGTGGATGCAACATTGGGTTACGATTACCAATACTGGAAGAGCACAACCCCGTTTTTTGAAGAGTCAAACCTGGCTGGAGAGATACAGAATACGTCTGCTCCCACCGATCAGCGGCATGTGCTGATTTCTTATTACGGCCGCCTGAATTACAGCCTGGCTTCAAAATATATGCTGACTGCCACTATAAGGCGTGATGGTACTTCCCGATTCAGCCCGGATGAACGTTGGGGTACATTCCCATCAGTGGCCCTGGCATGGAGAATTTCAGAGGAAAGCTTCCTTGATAATTTTGACTGGCTCAGCAATCTTAAGTTGCGTGCAAGCTATGGTGTTACCGGTCAGCAGGAAGGAATCGGGAACTACAACTATCTTCCGATATATACGCTAAGCCAGACAGGCGCTCAGTACATTTTCGGCAATGATATAATTAATACTTACAGGCCCGAAGAATATGTGGCGGATCTTAAATGGGAAACTACCAAAGCATTCAATTACGGTGTCGATTTCGGAATTTTTAAGGACAGGATTTCCGGTTCGGTTGAATATTACACACGCAAAACCGAGGATCTGCTTGCCACCGTGCCTTCTCCCGCAGGCACAAATTTCGAAAAGAATATCCTCACCAACGTCGGCAATGTCGACAGTAAAGGTGTTGAAGTCACGCTGAACGCCACGCCGGTGGACAATGGGGATTGGACATGGAATCTTACATTCAACGCATCCTGGCAGAAACAGACAATTAAAAACCTGTCCATTATAAAAGGGGCTGAAATCACGAATACCTCGGTAGGACCTACTATCGACAGCTATTATTTCCAGGTTCTTACCGAAGGATACGCTCCCTATATGTTTTACGTATATCACCAGTTGTATGATGAATCCGGCAAACCTGTTGAAGGTGCCTATGCCGATATCAGCAACGACGGTGAAATTAACTCGGAGGATTTATACCGTTATCATTCACCAGCCCCCGATTACATTCTTGGTTTCAGCACTTCGATAAGGTATAAAAAATGGAATGCCGGTGCCAATTTCAGGGCAAATATCGGCAACTATGTATACAATGGTATGTCGATGAACACAGGAGCGCTGGGCACCATGTCGTACAATTCGTACCAGCTTAACAATCTGAACAAAAGTTACCTTAAAACCGGTTTCCGGAGCAGGCAATATCTTTCGGACTACTATGTGGAAAACGCTTCGTTCATGAAGATGGACAATCTGACTATTGGTTATAACGTGGGAAAAATCGCTAAAAATTTCAACCTGAACCTCACCGGTATGATACATAATGTATTTACAATCACAAAATACAAAGGTGTAGATCCGGAACTTCCAGTGGGTATGGATAATTCCTTTTATCCCAGGCCTCGCATTTTTTCGCTCAGTATAGGTTTGGAATTCTAA
- a CDS encoding cellulase family glycosylhydrolase, whose translation MMRAIIFLILIAFIFTAPVVLKAQKTTDQVYVDRYGVMRWTKDHSELHGFGVNYTLPFAHEYRMALRSATSPEEAIRQDIYHMARLDLDFYRVHVFDTEISDSLGNLINNEHLRLFDYMINEMERRGMHFIITPIAWWGNGWPENDEKTQGFSAKYGKNACLTNPDAIRAQANYLNQFISHVNRYTGKNYKDDPSVIGFEVCNEPHHNGLSQNVTGFINTMVSAIRNSGCSKPVFYNMSHSVHLADAYLNADIQGGTFQWYPTNLVANHQIDGNFLPNVASYPIPFAGDPKFRKMAKIVYEFDAADAAGNYMYPAMASTFRKTGMQLAAQFAYDAMCWAPWNTNYGTHFMNLAYTPQKAISLKIASAVFHSQALYQEASASLKVSYTDDLALWISNEKFFYSNNTTLAPPEPKELKEIAGWGSSPLVRYTGTGAYFLDKLDEGVWRLEIMPDAFWINDPYSPVSPKIQKAAVIHSRQTMVIDLPDLGSEFKMEPLNQGNTFTSPVSKGKFDAVPGVYILKSGNSNAITPNTKYKNIDISEYIAPATNLDRKVIWNHAPAEASAGKPFVLEFNAVSTSNIEKAEVLITGNRHWKTLTAACEGNGRFRVELPAEFTDQGFLDYRIVIYDEKDTTVFPGPVKGSPFNWENRNSGTWRIGFIPAGSPLMLWNADRDWDYSWKIWDNNVNLVPDGSGTVLKVNFAAFPHQNPLDSTEQSWSFKYYFGDKIKGRMLELLNIKSLALKVTNHLNTKQPVELGLIDKNGSVVTAALTIEPGDTVCRLPIESLTEGSCLILPRPYPDFLPLRIKYSDSPFDRRMVEMLQITLRQGQQNRADLLIEKIWLE comes from the coding sequence ATGATGCGTGCGATTATTTTTTTAATATTGATTGCCTTTATCTTTACGGCACCGGTCGTGTTGAAGGCACAGAAAACAACCGACCAGGTCTATGTGGACCGGTATGGAGTTATGCGATGGACAAAAGATCATTCAGAACTGCATGGCTTTGGCGTGAATTATACCCTTCCTTTTGCACATGAATACAGAATGGCTCTTCGTTCGGCAACTTCACCGGAGGAAGCAATCAGGCAGGATATATATCACATGGCCCGGCTGGATCTTGATTTTTATAGGGTTCATGTGTTTGATACGGAGATCAGTGACTCATTGGGTAACCTGATCAACAATGAGCATCTGAGATTATTCGATTACATGATTAATGAAATGGAGCGCCGTGGCATGCATTTCATTATTACACCCATTGCCTGGTGGGGTAACGGCTGGCCTGAAAATGACGAAAAAACACAAGGCTTTTCAGCAAAATACGGAAAAAATGCGTGCCTGACCAATCCTGATGCAATACGTGCCCAGGCCAATTATCTGAATCAGTTTATCAGCCATGTTAACCGCTATACCGGCAAAAACTATAAGGACGATCCCAGTGTGATAGGATTTGAGGTATGCAATGAACCACATCACAATGGCTTGTCTCAAAACGTAACCGGCTTTATTAATACTATGGTATCAGCAATCCGTAATTCAGGTTGCTCAAAACCGGTGTTTTATAATATGAGCCATAGTGTTCATCTGGCAGATGCATATTTAAATGCCGATATCCAGGGAGGAACTTTTCAATGGTATCCAACTAACCTTGTTGCCAATCATCAGATTGACGGTAATTTTCTTCCAAATGTGGCTTCTTATCCGATCCCTTTTGCAGGCGATCCGAAATTCAGGAAGATGGCAAAAATTGTATATGAATTTGACGCAGCGGATGCGGCAGGAAATTACATGTATCCGGCAATGGCATCCACATTCCGGAAAACCGGTATGCAGCTGGCAGCCCAGTTTGCCTATGATGCCATGTGCTGGGCCCCGTGGAACACCAATTACGGCACTCACTTTATGAATCTTGCCTATACACCGCAAAAAGCAATCAGCCTGAAAATTGCTTCCGCTGTTTTTCACAGTCAGGCTCTCTACCAGGAGGCTTCTGCATCACTGAAAGTGAGTTACACTGACGATCTTGCCCTTTGGATATCAAACGAAAAGTTTTTCTACTCAAACAATACAACTTTAGCTCCGCCTGAACCAAAAGAACTGAAAGAGATTGCAGGATGGGGTTCTTCACCGCTGGTAAGATATACAGGTACAGGTGCATACTTTCTTGATAAGCTGGATGAAGGGGTATGGAGACTTGAAATCATGCCCGATGCCTTTTGGATCAATGATCCTTATAGCCCTGTTAGCCCGAAGATTCAGAAAGCGGCGGTTATCCATTCCAGGCAAACCATGGTGATAGATTTGCCTGATCTTGGAAGCGAATTTAAAATGGAACCATTGAATCAGGGAAATACCTTTACATCCCCGGTCAGCAAAGGTAAATTTGATGCAGTACCGGGCGTCTACATTTTAAAATCCGGAAATTCAAATGCTATTACTCCCAATACCAAATATAAGAATATAGATATTTCTGAATATATTGCTCCGGCCACAAACCTTGACAGGAAGGTGATTTGGAACCATGCTCCTGCTGAAGCATCCGCAGGAAAACCATTTGTACTTGAATTTAATGCGGTATCTACGTCAAACATTGAAAAGGCAGAAGTTCTGATTACGGGTAACCGGCACTGGAAAACACTTACAGCTGCATGTGAAGGCAATGGCAGGTTCCGTGTTGAATTACCTGCAGAATTTACCGATCAGGGTTTTCTGGATTACCGGATAGTTATTTATGATGAGAAGGATACTACTGTCTTTCCCGGACCAGTTAAGGGTTCACCCTTTAACTGGGAAAACAGGAATTCAGGTACCTGGCGAATCGGATTCATCCCGGCCGGCTCGCCTTTAATGCTTTGGAATGCGGATCGCGACTGGGACTATTCGTGGAAAATATGGGACAATAATGTCAACCTGGTGCCTGACGGTTCCGGAACTGTATTGAAAGTGAATTTCGCTGCTTTTCCTCATCAAAATCCACTCGATAGCACAGAGCAATCCTGGTCGTTCAAGTATTACTTTGGGGATAAAATCAAAGGAAGAATGCTTGAATTACTAAATATAAAATCACTTGCACTTAAAGTAACCAACCATTTGAATACTAAACAACCGGTTGAGTTGGGGTTAATTGACAAGAACGGGTCTGTTGTGACCGCAGCATTAACAATAGAACCCGGGGATACGGTTTGCCGGCTACCAATAGAATCCTTAACTGAAGGATCCTGTTTGATATTACCGCGACCGTATCCCGATTTCTTACCCTTAAGAATAAAATACAGTGATTCACCATTTGACAGGCGGATGGTTGAAATGCTTCAAATTACGCTCAGACAAGGACAACAAAACAGGGCTGATCTGTTGATTGAAAAGATCTGGCTTGAATGA
- a CDS encoding two-component regulator propeller domain-containing protein, producing MSSIFHIRIRHFVSFLLMCLLVVNQAKGHGLTFHEFKSLDHRIGMNAGAVYCFIQDNQGLIWLGTDRGLFSFDGYSARKHIASSSIAKDNGGVIYCAEKVDSAHIWLGADNGLLVFNTYTDQFEKAPAGLPMNIRAIERIDDRSFWIGSINGLYRYDVRSNRCEKITDRLPHQAVYSILRYDENTFYFGTYNGLCKYDNRTSRFTTIPIGDPGRSSNQLILSMLPDYKRNCLWIGVEGGLYSFDPSGIKPRKVLFHGNSVKSLMLDNMDCLWAGTDNGLFIYEPSTGKHRLIRHDASNDKSLINNVIWTVFTDREQNIWIGTDAGASLFMYNDQFRINPVSELTGSNEGDYIISLLQDSKGNLWLGGTNGLIHVDKQKNRTAWYQQNSKKYAIPHNKVRHIFEDADGDIWIATDGSVCRFDEKTAQFVRYQIEDSTGSRNANWSYAIAQDETRKLWIATCLGGIFVVDKQSLLASSGKRYIAERNYYSGNQEKGLSGNMIQFLSFDRDLNIWAGTYRAGINKINRLSQQITWFTAQPGEYHLPSDDVTAMLTDRDKYLWIALRDQVIRLDPHNNSRRIITDPRLNDAYIHAMADDGQRIWLGLSSGLFFIDKRTLHIGQLDLAGNYYSSLYYDKANNIIIAGGINEYAEFNPETILNNNRENNLYITSMWINDRLVQNNSGNDFPRLTNSIRFTRQVRLLHQMNNLSFEVSELSYNRQQNVQYAYRLSESESEWHYTPRGSNRITYNNLVPGEYMLEVSGIGSDGNPLPDPPFMAITILQPWFLTWPLKTVYVLVIIILIAASINYYRVLSRLRYERIEKSKTMELTAHKIDFLTNISHELKTPLSLIIGPLENIIDQVKQVTIKEQLSDVRHNAIKMGTLIHQLMEASRQEFDGFGLIVSRTDLIPFIESVISVYKKTLEDRSVRIQLVTDLPSVYIEVDVMKLEVILNNILSNAVKFAPDNSDITVNMVNNGEKIIISVEDKGPGIEARDLPHIFERFYKSHNHHHRNIDGSGVGLSIVKEYVQLHRGTVTVFSDGMSGTRVDVELPVRQMVGDSAARETLMRAVPDKPGFLPQLLIVEDNAEILSFISKSLSNQFRCITAQNGKQGLEAAQTNLPDIIVTDIMMPVMDGIEMCRRLRENVVTSMIPVVMLTARDDKNTEIMGYRTGVDAFIAKPFEIGYLSDRLHHLLMGRNHLVKKARQEAILKPKEQDVISTDEKLLSVITQIIEKEITNPDLNVQVLAEKSGYSSKHLYRRIKLLTGQTVVDYIRSVRLKTAAMLLSQKRFTVAEVMYMVGFTNHSYFSKRFQEKFGKSPREYVENC from the coding sequence ATGTCATCTATATTTCATATCAGGATAAGGCATTTTGTTTCCTTCCTTTTAATGTGCTTGTTGGTAGTCAATCAAGCCAAGGGGCATGGACTGACTTTCCATGAATTCAAATCGCTGGATCACCGTATTGGAATGAATGCCGGGGCGGTTTATTGTTTTATCCAGGATAACCAGGGACTGATCTGGCTTGGAACAGACAGGGGATTATTCAGCTTTGACGGTTATTCAGCCCGAAAACATATTGCTTCATCATCTATTGCGAAAGATAACGGAGGCGTGATCTACTGCGCTGAAAAGGTCGACTCTGCGCATATATGGCTGGGTGCGGATAACGGACTTCTTGTTTTTAACACATATACCGACCAGTTTGAAAAAGCGCCTGCCGGATTGCCAATGAATATAAGAGCTATTGAACGCATTGACGACCGGTCGTTCTGGATTGGCAGTATAAACGGTTTATACAGGTATGATGTCAGGTCGAATCGCTGTGAAAAAATAACCGACAGGCTTCCGCACCAAGCTGTCTATTCTATTCTGAGATATGATGAGAATACATTTTATTTTGGAACCTATAATGGTTTATGCAAATATGATAACCGTACATCCAGGTTTACCACTATACCGATTGGAGATCCAGGGAGATCGTCTAATCAGCTCATACTATCTATGTTACCCGACTATAAAAGAAATTGCCTGTGGATTGGAGTTGAAGGAGGGTTATATTCTTTTGATCCTTCCGGTATTAAACCCCGGAAGGTTTTATTTCATGGTAATTCGGTTAAATCGCTTATGCTTGACAATATGGATTGCCTGTGGGCCGGAACTGACAACGGGCTTTTCATTTATGAACCATCTACGGGCAAACACCGGCTTATCCGGCATGACGCCTCAAACGACAAATCGCTTATAAACAATGTGATATGGACCGTTTTTACCGACAGGGAACAAAACATCTGGATAGGTACGGATGCAGGTGCCTCCTTATTCATGTATAATGATCAATTCAGAATAAACCCTGTAAGTGAATTAACAGGTTCAAACGAGGGTGATTATATCATTTCACTCCTTCAGGATTCAAAAGGCAATTTATGGCTTGGCGGCACTAACGGCTTGATCCATGTTGATAAACAGAAAAACAGAACTGCATGGTACCAGCAGAATAGTAAAAAATACGCAATACCTCATAATAAAGTACGCCATATATTCGAAGATGCCGATGGAGATATATGGATTGCTACAGACGGAAGTGTTTGCAGGTTTGATGAAAAAACAGCGCAGTTTGTCAGGTACCAGATTGAGGATTCAACAGGCTCAAGGAATGCAAACTGGTCATACGCCATTGCCCAGGATGAAACCAGGAAGTTATGGATTGCCACCTGCCTGGGTGGAATTTTTGTGGTTGATAAGCAGAGCTTACTGGCTTCTTCAGGCAAAAGATATATTGCAGAACGCAATTATTATTCAGGTAACCAGGAAAAGGGATTGTCAGGAAACATGATTCAGTTCCTTTCTTTTGACAGGGACCTTAACATATGGGCCGGGACATACAGGGCAGGAATTAACAAGATTAACAGGCTAAGCCAGCAAATAACATGGTTTACGGCCCAACCCGGCGAATATCATTTACCTTCTGATGATGTGACAGCGATGCTAACCGACAGAGATAAGTACCTGTGGATTGCCCTGCGTGATCAGGTTATCAGGCTTGACCCCCACAATAACAGCAGAAGAATAATTACCGATCCCCGTCTCAATGATGCTTATATTCATGCTATGGCTGATGACGGCCAACGAATCTGGCTCGGACTTTCATCCGGGTTATTCTTTATTGACAAGCGGACTTTGCATATCGGCCAGCTTGATCTGGCAGGCAATTACTATTCCTCATTGTATTATGACAAGGCCAACAATATCATTATTGCAGGAGGTATTAATGAATATGCAGAATTTAACCCTGAAACAATATTAAATAATAACCGCGAAAACAACCTGTATATTACGTCGATGTGGATCAATGACAGGCTGGTTCAGAATAATTCCGGTAATGATTTTCCCCGTTTGACGAATAGTATCCGTTTTACCCGGCAGGTGAGGCTTCTCCATCAAATGAACAATCTGTCATTCGAAGTATCGGAGTTAAGCTACAACCGGCAACAGAATGTTCAGTATGCATACAGGTTAAGCGAATCAGAGTCGGAATGGCACTATACCCCCAGAGGAAGCAACCGCATTACATATAATAACCTGGTTCCGGGTGAATACATGCTGGAGGTTTCAGGGATCGGAAGTGACGGAAATCCTCTACCCGACCCTCCTTTTATGGCAATAACTATTCTTCAGCCCTGGTTTCTTACCTGGCCCCTTAAAACGGTTTATGTTTTAGTGATAATTATTCTCATCGCAGCGTCAATTAATTATTACAGGGTCTTAAGCCGCCTGAGATATGAGCGGATTGAGAAATCAAAGACAATGGAACTTACTGCTCATAAGATTGATTTTTTAACCAATATATCCCACGAACTCAAAACGCCTTTAAGTCTCATCATCGGTCCCCTTGAAAATATTATTGACCAGGTAAAGCAGGTTACAATAAAGGAACAGCTCAGCGATGTAAGACATAATGCAATAAAAATGGGTACTCTTATTCATCAGCTGATGGAAGCAAGCAGGCAGGAATTTGACGGATTTGGCCTTATTGTTTCAAGGACTGACCTGATTCCGTTCATTGAAAGTGTCATATCCGTTTACAAAAAAACGCTTGAGGATCGGTCGGTTAGAATACAGCTGGTAACCGACCTTCCATCTGTATATATTGAAGTAGATGTTATGAAGCTGGAAGTAATCCTCAATAACATCCTGTCGAATGCCGTAAAATTTGCCCCGGATAATTCCGATATCACTGTAAATATGGTGAACAATGGCGAAAAGATTATCATATCCGTTGAAGATAAAGGGCCGGGTATTGAAGCCAGGGACCTTCCGCATATATTCGAAAGATTCTACAAATCGCATAATCACCATCACCGGAATATCGACGGTTCCGGTGTGGGATTATCTATTGTAAAAGAATATGTTCAATTACACAGGGGAACGGTAACTGTTTTTTCTGATGGAATGTCAGGCACCCGGGTGGACGTTGAACTTCCGGTAAGGCAGATGGTTGGCGATTCAGCAGCCAGGGAAACTTTAATGCGTGCCGTACCGGATAAACCGGGTTTTCTTCCTCAGTTGCTGATTGTAGAGGATAATGCCGAAATACTTTCTTTTATTTCAAAAAGCCTCTCAAACCAATTCAGATGCATTACGGCACAGAATGGTAAGCAGGGACTGGAGGCTGCTCAAACGAATCTGCCAGATATAATAGTTACCGATATCATGATGCCGGTAATGGATGGCATTGAAATGTGCCGGAGGCTCAGGGAAAATGTTGTCACATCAATGATTCCTGTTGTAATGCTTACTGCAAGAGATGATAAAAACACTGAAATAATGGGATACCGTACCGGCGTGGATGCTTTTATTGCAAAGCCATTTGAGATCGGTTACCTGAGTGACAGGCTTCATCATCTGCTCATGGGACGCAACCACCTGGTGAAGAAAGCAAGACAGGAAGCTATTCTTAAGCCAAAGGAACAGGATGTAATATCAACAGATGAAAAATTGCTTTCTGTCATTACCCAGATCATTGAAAAAGAGATCACTAATCCGGATCTGAACGTTCAGGTCCTTGCTGAAAAATCAGGATACAGTTCAAAGCACCTGTACAGAAGAATCAAATTACTGACGGGTCAGACAGTGGTTGATTACATACGCAGCGTAAGGTTGAAAACAGCAGCGATGCTTCTTTCACAGAAGCGATTCACTGTTGCTGAAGTGATGTATATGGTAGGATTCACAAACCACTCTTATTTTTCAAAGCGCTTCCAGGAAAAATTCGGAAAATCGCCGAGGGAGTATGTTGAAAACTGTTGA